A segment of the Zalophus californianus isolate mZalCal1 chromosome 15, mZalCal1.pri.v2, whole genome shotgun sequence genome:
CTCTGGTCTTCTACCACCCTCTATTCTTTTCTCCAGTCCAGATGAAGTAGTATCTTATTTCTAATGCAgttcttctgcctctgccttttgCATATTTTCCTATTCTCCTCTTCTGGGATCTTGCTGTCTTGCTGGTCTTCTTTTTCCCAGAATCATGTACGTCGTTTCCGTGAAGCCCTTCCTTTTTGGATCCAAATGTGCAGAGCTCTTCTATCAAGAAAATCACAACATACGCACACATTCACATTCACTTGATCCTACTCCCTTGTGGTTTATGTTCTGTTTCTCCTCTTTCAGAATCCGATTTTTCCAACAAATGGTATAGAACAGTGGTTTATAATTGAGACAGCTTTGCCTCTACCCCCCTCTTCCAGGACATgtggatgctactggcatctagaaGTGGACAGAGACCAAGGGCGCTACTAAACATGctacaatgcacaagacagtCCCGCacgacaaagaattatctggctaGGCAGACCCTCTTGGTTTGCCTTTGACTTTCTTGGTTATCACACTGAACATCCTATGTACCAGGAAACCCCTCAGTCCTGGGTTACTGAGATGCTTGGTCACCTTTTATCTGGCCCCCAGTGTCAAAAGTGCCAAAGTTAAGAAGCCCTGCTCTAGAAGGAGGATCCATTGACCTTTTTTCTCACCAATGCCCTTCCCTTCAACCTGACATTTagtttctgtgttcttttctataaaaacagTTCTCTTGAAGGACACCAATGGTCACCTTCCAATCAAGAAATACAATGGccttggacgcctgggtggctcatcggttaagcgtctgcctttggctcaggtcatgatcccagggtcctgggatcgagtcctacatcgggctccttgctccgtggggagcctgcttctccctctgcctgacgctccctcctgcttgtgctttctctctctctctgacaaacaaaatcttaaaaaaagaaaagaaaagaatacaatggccctttttcctcctccctcaacCTTTCTGATCCTTTTCAAGCATTTTGACACTGTTGCTTTACTGTCATTTTGGAGCCTCTTTTTCTCATACTTTTGGTTCTCTCCCTCCTACTCCCATTATTGGGCCTTCTTGCTTTTGTGGGTCCCTATTTCTACTGTTTCTTAATTGTAGATAGCCCCATAGTTCAGTGTTTCTTGGCTCTCTTTCTATTTCTCCTACTGAAGAATTTATGCCACTCCTTAGCTTCAGATCTCCTCTGTATTAGTTGATTCCCAAATCTCTTTCCTGAGTCCTTGTCTTTCATTTCCAAGTAATCGAGTAATGTTCAGCAGAATCTAAAACTCTAACATGAGTAATAGCAGGTTAAGAACATTTATTTAAGACGTTAGCAAGGAGGAAAGACAATACAGTCTAGCTTATATTTCTGATCTGTCTTCAACTCTGGTCTGATATAACTCAAACTCTATCCAACCAGGATAACATACCTTGTGCTTTCCTCCTTCCATGGTTTTGCTCCATGTCTTTGTGCTTTTGGAAAACATTTCTGCCCTTTCCTTCTTCAAATCTTCCTATCATTCCAATCAGGAAAATGTGGAATGATGAAAATGCTGGATTAGGAGTCAGAAGACCTATTTTGGTCATTCTACTTGCTTTCTGACCTTGGAACAATTATTTGAGCTTTCtatggctttctctctctctacatatatatatattttttaaagattttatttacttatttatttaatttgtgagagagcacgagcagggggcaggggtaaagagagagggagaagcagactccccgctgagcagggagcccgatgcggggctctatcccaggaccctgggatcatgacctgagccaaaggcagccgcttaatggactgagccacccagcacccctatgactttctatattttaaataaagaaataagaattctATCCCTGCCTGCCTCAGATAGCTAATATGATAAAGACCATATAAACATTGTCTGACCTGAACTCTGATAGCACTCTGTGCCTTTCATCTGGAAACTTACTATCTCTTGCATGTAAAGTAGTGACAAATTCTACAAACTTCTTAAAAAGTAGGGGACCTGAATGTAAACCTTTTTCTTCTATGCTTTCTATCATTGTTCATGTCATGTTATCAGATTCCGAGGAAaaaaccaatggaaaaaaatagcaatTCCACGTGctgttcagtttttattttttttttttttagatttgatttatttatttgacagagagacacagcaagagagggaacacaagcagggggagtgggagggggagaagctggcctcttgcggagcagggagcccgatgtggggcttgatcccaagaccctgggatcatgacctgagccgaaggcagacacctaaagattgagccacccaggcgcccccagtttgtttttgtttttgtttttgttttaagatttcatttatttatttgacagagagagagagacagcacgagagggaacacaggcagggggagtgggagagggagaagcagcctccctgctgagcagggagcccgatgcggggcccgatgcggggctcgatgcggggcccaatgtggggcccgatgaggggctcgattccaggaccctgggatcatgacctgagccgaaggcagacgcttaatgactgagccacccaggcgccccaggcgcccccagtttttATTCTTGATTCACTGATCCCGAATAGTTTTTACTACAAATgtatcacttttccttttttttttttttaaacctccaaTTTAGGAGATGTCTTTCCAGTGCAAATGAATCCAATAGCTCAATCTCAGTTTATACCTTTGGCTGAAGTTCTTTGCTGTGCTGTATCTGATATGAATGCTGCCCAGATTGTGGTGACACAGGAATCACTGTTGGAGCATTTGATGAAACACTACCCAGGTAGCGTGACAAGTTTTCTCTATTAGTTCATTGCTTGCTTTCTATTTATAAATCCTCTTAAAGATGTGAATAAACTGGGTGATAcccacttttttttctattgtagaAACTTGTATGAGAGCCTTGCTAGGAAAAGGGCTGCATCAACAAATTTGATAAGGgcatttcttttactttccagatgaactttttcaaaaacaatgcTTATGGCAATAAACAAATCATACTGTAGAAAGGAGtacaaagcaaaaaaaggaaaagttcatCTTCTCCCCTGATCTCATTCTTCCATTGCCACTTCCCAGAGGTGACAGCTtatattgtttatcttttcctgTGTATACTTTCATAAATTGTATTtgagtatatgtatttttttaataacataaattGGATCATTCTTTACATTGTTTGCACCTtgcttaagttaaaaaaatatttttggggggtgcctgggtgacctAGTTGCATAAgtgtcaaactcttgattttgtttttttgttttgttttgttttaagattttatttatttatttgagagagacagagcatgagctgggggagaggcagatggagagggaggggcagactccccgctgagcagggagcctgatatggggcttgatcccaggacccggggatgacctgagctgaaggcagatacttaagcgactgagccacccaggcgtcccaggaaatgttaatatattgatgtattttcttccagtgtTATACAAACATGTTTCacaatataaatacaattttgaaccctgatatttggaaaaaggaatttcttttaaaattgttaccTTCCTACTTTGAAAAACTATCATAATATAGATATTAGGTAGTTTGCCCTCATCCTGGCACAgactggttttcattttctctttagattCTTATTAAGATTTAAGCAATGAAGCTGCAATTTTCAAAAACTCCCATGTTTGCTTCCAAGAATGCTGTCTTGAAGTGAAAATTTAAATTCATGATGGGTTTGTATAACTTCCTGTGTGTGTTCGAGGgaactcagatttttttctctacttaacCATTAATTTAGCCCTATGTGTGGACCAAATTGTATTCCTATTATTCAATTAAACTGTGACTATTATGACTGCTTCTTTGGCATTGTAATTACATTTATTGTGTTACAGTTAGCTCTGGGCTCATCAAGCACATGTGTGGTCATTTCTGACTTCCTGATTTCACTcatcaaaatgctttttttaattcaaaatctaTCAGTGTAATGaaatgcttgtttgttttagGCATTGCAATTCCATCTCAAGATATCCTCTATACCACTCTGGGAACTCTGattaaagaaaggaagatttATCACACTGGAGAGGGATACTTCATAGTCACCCCTCAGACTTACTTCATCACAAATACAACCCctcaagaaaataagagagacCTATCAGATGAAAGTCACCCAGTGCCAACTTGCATTAGGTATCTGGTGAGCGTAGCCAGCTGTGCGGAACTAGCCAAAGGCAATGCTGCCCCCATTTCCCATTGTCAGTCTTGCCGGTGTTTCCCTGACCCGTGCACTCAGGACATAGAGGTGACACCGGCGGCTGCAGAAATGGCTAGAGAAGGCCAGAAGGGTCTTCAGGAATCCAGATCTTTGGTACAGAATCGAGCGGTTTCAGTGTCTGAGGAGAATCACATCTGTGAAAGCGCCAAACCGttaccagacacaaaagacagagaaaaaagcaagaagtTTGGCTTCAGCCTCTTCTGGCGTAGTCTATCCAGGAAGGAGAAGTCCAGAACAGAGCACAGCAGTTTCTCTGCCCAGTTCCCACCAGAAGAATGGCCTGTCCGAGATGAAGATAACTTGGACAATATTCCTCGAGATGTCGAACATGAGATTATCAGAAGAATTAATCCCATTCTGACCGTTGACAACTTAATCAAACATACAGTCTTGATGCAAAAATATgaggaacagaaacaatataATAGCCAGGGCACTTCCACTGATATGCTGACGATGAGGCATAAATATCCTTCAAAAGAGGGAATGAGGAACCGCAGGGGCCGGTCTGCAAAGCCTCGAAGAAGGCAGGGCCGTTCTCAGAGGGATAGGCACAAAGCCGGGAGTCCGGGAAGTGAGCCTCAGCCGGGAAGCATTAGACTGGAGAAACATCCCAATCTCCCTGCTACACAACCCACCCCCAGAATTAAAAGCCCAAATGGAGCAGTAGTTCAGAAACCACTTGATGAGAACCTATCAGTGCTGGGGTCCCATTTGATTTACAAGAAGCGAATTAGTAATCCTTTCGCAGGTTTTTCTCCCCGAGGGATTCCAGTAACCAAAGGGCACAACATCCAGAAGACCGGTGATCTGAAACCCAGTCAGACTGGACCAAAGGGAAAGCCTTTCCCAAGGTCAAGGTCTTTGGACTCCTCAAGAATCTTTGAGAGTGAACTCAAAGAGCCACATGCTGAACAATGTAAAGATAAACCAATGGCagaatccatttatatgaataaCTCTGCCGTCAAACCTGTCAGTGATGACTTCAGAGATCCCCTCTTAAATTACTCTCAATGTGGTGTTTTGCAAAATGGCAGTAAATGTTCCTTTCAGGAAAGCATGTTGAGATATGATGTATATGGTGGAAAAAACGAGGTAATCCCTGAAGTCTTGAGGAAAAGTTATTCTCCCTTTGACACATTAGGGGAAGCCACAGAAACACGGCATGTCCTGCCGTCACAAGGTTCCTCCTCTTTAGGCCATGCCTCCTCTGCTTGTAGAATAGTTGATCAAACAATACACCAGTTCCAAAATCTTGGTCTTCTGGATTACCCAGTTAGTACGAACTATTTGAGACAACCTGAGAGACAAGATGGAGACTTAGAAGAAATACCAATGAGAAAGGCATTTGTCCTGGAAGCAGAGACTGTGGATCTAGAAAACGAGGGGCTTTCTGATGATAACCAGGCCTTGTATCAGAATGAATTGGAAGATGATGATGGTGCTTGTAGTTCATTATATCTAGATGAGGAGGACTTTTCCGAGAATGATGACTTATGTCAAATGTTGCCTGGCCGCATTCAGTATTCCTTTGCAGGGAGAAGCAAGTGGAATCATTTGGGGAAACAGAAAGTGACAGAAATATCTCTGACTGAgtacaacaacaaaatacacaggTCTGAGCTTCAGGTGCTTGAAGGAAATGAGTGTTACAAACCCACTGGGTTTTTCATTAACCCAGGTGAAAGCCAAACACCTAATCTCTCTGCTGAAGGTGGTGGCCTCAATTCAGGGACTCAGTCCATTTGTAACTATGAAGAGGAACCCAGTGTTGCTACATGTGCACAGGCCTCAGCATCCGCGGATGGAAGTATATTTGATTACTATAGCACAAGGAAAGCCCATTCTGAGACTGAAACCCTCCAAGATTCTGTTGGTGACACAGGAAAGAAACCAGCTAGCTGGAGTCAGAGTGCTCAGAATCAGGGAATGAGAAAGCAGTTCACACAAAAGTTAGAACTTTTCAATACTTCACGTAGGCCAGTGTTGGCTCAGGATATCCAACACGAACACAGTCGTTTGGAAGGAACAGAAAATCAGAGCATGGCAGGAGATAGTGGAATAGATTCTCCACGGTAAGTGTATGTAAATGTGTTTGATTAGCCACTATTCCTCAGGAATGATTAAAATCAAGGGTATATTGAATTACCTAATGGGAGACTCCTGAATAAACTTCTTATAGCCATAAAATTCTGCCAGCCTCACTGAATAAATTGTATCAAATTACAATGAAATCTCTTATATAATAGGTTCATTTTTAATGTGAACCAAAATTTACTCCACTACTActaaattttgaattatttcttttttttaaaagattttatttatttgacagagagagacagcgagagagggaacacaagcaggggaagtgggagagggagaagcaggctccccgctgagcagggagcccgaggcggggctcgatcccaggaccctgggatcatgacctgagccgaaggcagatgcttaatgactgagccacccaggcgcccctaaatcttgaattatttctaaaaataggaAAGAGCTGCTATAAATGAAGCACTTCCTCAACTGAAGGTTGGAAGTTTTCACCTATATTTCTGGTTCTACACACATTGGGAAAGAGATACAGCTACTTTCCACCATTGCTTTCCATGTTAATTTGTTTAACTAACATTGTTCAGATTATGAAAGTAATATGGTCataatagaatatttgaaaagtaCTGAAAAAGTgtcttaaaagattatttatttgagagagagagagagtgcatgagcaagcacaggggaggggcagaggaagagaaatcctcagactccccactgagcttgaagcccaacgtgaggctcaatcccaggaccctgagatcatgacctgatccaaaatcaagagtcagatgcttaactgactgagcttaCCCAAGTGCCCCAGTACTGAACACCTATAATCAccctaccatttattttttttttaaaaaaatatttatttatttgagagagacagagatagtgagagagagcaggagtgggaaggagggggagaagcagactccccgctgagcagggagcccaatgtggagctcgatcccaggaccccgggatcatgacctgagccgaaggcagatgcttaactgactgagccacccaagtgcctctacCCTACcatttagatatattttaaaaatctttttatatttggtaTATTTATAACACTTCAGTCTGAATATATTGATCTATATAATTTGTCTGAATGTTTTGCCTGTACTGTAGTTCCTATTTTGTATGATGCTTTTTTTCAACTAATAGTACATCAGGAACATTCCCCTCATATTCTTAGTTTTCAAAAAGTTCATCTTAAAATTTGGCATATATCTttactagttcttttttttaagattttatttatttatttgagacagagagtgagagagagcacaagcagggggaggagcagagggagagggagaagcggactccttactgagcagcaaagcctgatacagggctccaacccaggaccctgggatcatgacctgaactgaaggcatatgcttaacccactgagctacccaggcggcCCTACTagtttttcattatataaaattattgtgTACTTTGTTTTGAAAAAGTAAAGTAATACAGAAATGTAAAAGGTAGGGGAGACTGGGGTTAGATCATGGTCTCAGGctcctggtatcaagccctgtgtcaggctccctgctgagcggggagtctgcttctccttctccctctgcccctccccttgctcatgcatgctgtctctctctctcgcaaataaataaaaaaatctttaaaaaaatgtaaaaggtaaaaatgggggcgcctgggtggctcagtcagttgagtttacaactctttgattttggctcaggtcatgatctcaggggatcaagccctgtgtcgggctctacgctcagcgtggagtctgctggagatttttcctctccctctgcccctccctcagctggcacactcccatgctctctctctctaaaataaatgaattaatctgtaaaaaataaataaataaaaagcaaaattggaATTCTCCATCCCCCAACCTTTGCCATTGCCTTTCTGTTGAGGTGACCTACACATTGTTTAcagtttggtttgtttgtttgtttttaaatattttatttatttatttgagagagagactgcaagaaagagagagagcacgagcagggggagaaggagagggagagggagaagcagactccccactgaacaggggcCCAAAcgtgggacacgatcccaggaccctgggatcatgacctgagccaaaggcagacgtttaactgatgGAGCCAACTAGGCGCCCAACAGTTTGGTTTATATTCTTTCAGACTTTTTCCTGTGCATTTGtaaatataactattttttaacAACAAATAATATGGagctgtggctttcttttttcacCTAACGTAAGTTAGGATATCTTGCAATCAATACATATAGATGGATATAGATCcagctcattctttttaatggctgctgAGTATTCTATTATGTGGACCCCAGTATTTACATAGttattgttttccttcctttgacATTTAAATTACCAatttttgctgtaataaatcaATCTGCAGTAGATtgtttttacatataaatgtttGCAGACACTTCTGACTATACCTTGGGCTAAATTCCT
Coding sequences within it:
- the STOX1 gene encoding storkhead-box protein 1, which produces MARPVQLAPGSLALVLCRLEAQEAAAGAEEPGGRAVFRAFRRANARCFWNSRLARAASRLAFQGWLRRGVLLVHAPPASLQVLRDAWCRRALRPPRGFRIRAVGDVFPVQMNPIAQSQFIPLAEVLCCAVSDMNAAQIVVTQESLLEHLMKHYPGIAIPSQDILYTTLGTLIKERKIYHTGEGYFIVTPQTYFITNTTPQENKRDLSDESHPVPTCIRYLVSVASCAELAKGNAAPISHCQSCRCFPDPCTQDIEVTPAAAEMAREGQKGLQESRSLVQNRAVSVSEENHICESAKPLPDTKDREKSKKFGFSLFWRSLSRKEKSRTEHSSFSAQFPPEEWPVRDEDNLDNIPRDVEHEIIRRINPILTVDNLIKHTVLMQKYEEQKQYNSQGTSTDMLTMRHKYPSKEGMRNRRGRSAKPRRRQGRSQRDRHKAGSPGSEPQPGSIRLEKHPNLPATQPTPRIKSPNGAVVQKPLDENLSVLGSHLIYKKRISNPFAGFSPRGIPVTKGHNIQKTGDLKPSQTGPKGKPFPRSRSLDSSRIFESELKEPHAEQCKDKPMAESIYMNNSAVKPVSDDFRDPLLNYSQCGVLQNGSKCSFQESMLRYDVYGGKNEVIPEVLRKSYSPFDTLGEATETRHVLPSQGSSSLGHASSACRIVDQTIHQFQNLGLLDYPVSTNYLRQPERQDGDLEEIPMRKAFVLEAETVDLENEGLSDDNQALYQNELEDDDGACSSLYLDEEDFSENDDLCQMLPGRIQYSFAGRSKWNHLGKQKVTEISLTEYNNKIHRSELQVLEGNECYKPTGFFINPGESQTPNLSAEGGGLNSGTQSICNYEEEPSVATCAQASASADGSIFDYYSTRKAHSETETLQDSVGDTGKKPASWSQSAQNQGMRKQFTQKLELFNTSRRPVLAQDIQHEHSRLEGTENQSMAGDSGIDSPRTQSLASNNSVILDGLKRRQNFLQNSEGTKNGQTLTSNSLLQLTPVINV